In Hyalangium minutum, the sequence TTACCCATGATGGCCCGTTGCCTCGTCATCGGTCTCACGGTCGCGCTCCTGGGCGCGGCACAACCGTCGGCTCCGGCCGAGGCGGCCTTCCTGAAGGGGGAGAAGGCGCTCGCGGCGAACAAGCTGGACGATGCAGCGGCGGCCTACCGCAAGGCGTTGGATGCGACGCCCAACTGGGCACCGGCGATCAACGGCCTGGGCAGCGTGCTCTTCAAGAAGGGCCAGTCGGTGGAGGCCATCGCGCTCTTCAAGTCCGCGACCGAGGCGGATCCGGACTTCAAGCTGGCGTGGTTCAACCTGGGCTACGCGGCGCGCAAGTCCGGGGACTTCGCCACGGCGGCGCGGGCCTACGAGCGCTACACGCAGCTGGATTCGAATGATCCGGATGGCTTCTACGGGCTGGGGGAGAGCTACCGTCAACTGGGCGAGCCCGCCAAGGCGATCACCGCCTACGAGACCTATGTCTCGCGCGAGAAGCGCCCCAGCGAGCAGAAGTGGGTGGAGAAGGCGCGCGAGCAGGTAACGGCCCTGCGCGCCCAGACCGCGGCCCCTGCTGCGGCTCCTCCTGCGGCTCCGGCCCCTGCTGTGGCGGTGGTGGCCACTCCGGCGCCCGCGGCCTCCCCTGCGGCGGGCCCGGCCGTTGCTCCCGCCCCCCTCATCCCAGCCAGTCAGCTGAACCGGAACCTCTCCATCACCCGGGCGCGTGATGGCGATGCGCTGATGAAGGAGCGCCGGTACCGCGAAGCGACCTTTGCCTACTTGGACGCGGTGCACGCGGATCCGTTCAACACGGAGGCGCTCTTCAAACTGGGGAACGCACTGGCGGTGCTGGGCTACTACGCTCAAGCCGTGGAGTACTGGAGCCGTGCGGCGGGCTCCACCCAGGACGCGGCCATCCGCCAGAGCGCGCTGGACAACGTGGCCAAGGCGCAGGGGCGAATCGCGCAGCAGGGGGGCTCTCCGCAGGCACAGGGCGTGGCTCCCGGCTTCGGGCCGCTGGCGGACACGACGCGCACCCAGGCGCGCGGGGCCTACGAGCAGGGAGTTCAGCGCATCCAGGCGCGGGACTATGCGGGAGCGCTGCAGAGCCTCACGCAGGCCATCCAGTTGGAGCCGACGCTGGCGGTGGCCTTCATCGCGCGTGGGAGTGCCTACATTGGCCTGCGCCGGTACGCAGAGGCGGCGGTGGACTACGAGTACGCACTTCGTCTGGCACCGGACATGGCCTCACCGCTGTATGGGCTGGGGGAGAGCTACCGGATGCTCGGGCGGAGCGCGGAGGCGCGCGCCAGCTACGAGCGTTATGCCACCTCGACGGCCAAAGACGTGCGGCCCGAACTCCAGGCCGAGGCACGGCAGAACGCCGAGCGCCTGCGCTGAATATGCAGACGTTATCCGCTGAGGGATGGGTGGCGGATGTCACACCCGTGCCTTAGCTTGTCTGCATGGACGGGCGTAATTCCGAAGCTGCGGGCCGGCAGGTGTTTCGTCCTCGGCGTGTGCTCGCGGCGCTGATGGCGGCTGCGGGGCTGCTGTGGGTGATGGTGTTGGTGTACCTGCTGAGCTTCGAGGGCGTCCCGCTCAAGACATTTCTGGCGGTGATCTTCTTCGTCGTCTTCTTCGGTGTGTCGGTGATGTACTACGCCCGGACGCGGATCGTGGTGGACGCGGGAGGCATCACCTACCGGGGCATGGTGCGCACGAAGCGCTTCTCCTTCAAGGAGATCCGCAAGGTGGACGTGCTGCCGGGTCCAGTCACGGTGTACGCCATCCGGGACACGGGTGGTGGCCTGGTGCACTTCACGAGCTTCTTCACGCACCACCAGCGGCTCGCGGCGCTGCTCGTGGAGCGAGCGGGTCTCAGGCCGGTCTGACCCGAGGCCCATAGGCTTCACCCTACCAGCGCATACGTCACGAGCACTCCAGCCACGGCTGACGCCACGCCCAGGCCGATGAGCCACCACTCGGTCAGTGACGGCTGATGGGCGGTCTCAGCCATGGGCGGTGGGGACATGTCTGAAAGCTCGGCGGGCAGCGGAGCGGGCTCAGAGTCTGCAGAGGGCTCGGAGGCTGGAGGCGGCTCTTCCACGGCGGCCTGGAAGCGCAGGAGCGTCTTCCCCATCTCAATGACGTCCCCATCCGAGAGCAGCTCGGATCCCTGTACACGGCGGCCGTTGAGGTACACGCCATTGGGACTGTTCAGGGCCACGAGGGTGAACTGAGCGCCCTGACGTAAGACGCGGCCATGAGAGCGCGAGACGGTTCGGTCTCTCAAGCGGAAGGTCATCTGGGCTCCGCGGCCGATGTCGGTCTTCTCTTCGGCCAAAGGAAAGGTGCGGCCCACATCCAGGCCCGTGAGGCAGGTGAGGGTGGCGGCGCGAGAGCGGACCAGGCCATCACCATCGGTGAGCAGGTGCTTGAGCACGGCCACAGTGCCCATTCCCCGAGAGCCTCCTTTCGAGGAGTCGAGGATCTTCAGGCGCATGTCCTCGGGCAACCCCACCACTTCGCCGGGGAGCACCAGCCGAGGCACTCCCGGCGGAACGAGCACGCCATTCACGGTGAAGGTCTGCGAGGTCCCCACTGTCAGGCGAGAGCCCTCAATGGTCAGCTTGAGGAAGCTGGGAGGCAGTGCCTCCAGCCGGACATGGTCGTTGGGGCCTCCTCCCAGCAGGTGCTGGCCGTCGGTCAGCTCGAACGGAGTGGCCGTTCCCAAGTGCTCGAATTCGAAGTGCATGCGTCGGGACTGAGCAACCTTGATGCCAACCCAGGTCCGCTCGTAAACGCCCCCACCGACCGTCCATGGCCGTGGACGGACCGTCTCCGTCGCGAGACGCTTCACCCCCAGTCTCCCCTCGCACTCCAGCCCAAGTGGTCTGCTTGTCAGACCAGTTTGCGGGCAGCACGGCCAGCCCCGGGGTTTTCTGCACCCACCGAGGCCACTCCGTTAGGATTCCGGCGCCGATGGGCCTCCCCCGACCGTTCGTCCTTCCCCTGCTGACGTTATCGATGCTCCTCCTCGTGGCCTGCCGGGATGAGCAGGCGGGCCCGCGCCCGCGCACCCAGAAGATGCCCACCGTCGAGCAACTGCAGCCTCGCACCCTGGACACTGTGCCGGGGGACCTCACGTTCCGCAGTGGGGCCACGTTTGCCGGCGGGGCGATCGTCTACTTGGGCTCTCGGGTAACCCCGGCCCAGGCCACACCCGGCCAGCAGGTGACGCTGTCGCACTACTTCCAGGCGGCGCGCCAGGTTCCACCCGGATATGGCTTCTTCGTCCACATCATTGATCCGTCCACCGGGCAGATGCTGATCAACGCGGACCACGAGTTCCAGAATGGCCTGGCGCCGCTCGGCACGTGGCCGGTGGGCAAGATCATCGAGGACACGCATGCCATCCAGCTGCCGCAAGCCGCCGCGCGGGTAGTGCTTGGATTCTGGCGCGACGACCAGCGCCTGCCGGTGGACGACCCGAGGGCTCAGGATGGGCAGAACCGCATGATCGGGCCGGAGCTGGGCGGCAAGGCGCCAGAGCTCCCCGAGTACAAAGCCCCTCGAGCCCAGAAGCCGCCGGTCATCGACGGGGTGCTGGACGACGAGGCGTGGAAGTCGGCCCCTGTGGCGGTCTTGCAGGGCAGCTTTGACGGCCGTCCCGTGGTTCTGCGCACCGAGGCTCGGCTGACCTATGACGATGCGAACCTCTACGTCTCTTTCGACGCGGAGGATCCGGACATCTGGGGCACGCTGCTCAAGCGGGACGAGCCCATCTACGAGCAGGAGGTGGTGGAGATCTTCCTCGACGCCAACGCGAACGGGAGGACCTACAACGAACTCCAGGTGTCACCGCACAACGTCATCTTCGACGCGTACTTCCCGGCCCGGAGGCAGGGAATGGACACGGGCTGGGACTCGGGGATGAAGACGGCGGTGAAGGTGAAGGGGACGATCGACGACCCCTCCGATCGGGACGAGCGCTGGACGGTGGAGCTGCAGATCCCCTTCGCGCGGCTGGCGGAGGTGCCGAACGTGCCGCCCAAGAAGGGCGACCGCTGGCGCTTCAACCTGTACCGGCTGGAGCACCTGGGGCGCACCAACGTCGAGGGCCAATCCTTCTCCCCGGTCTTCGTGGGAGACTTCCACGCGCTGCCGCGCTTCGGCTGGCTGACCTTCGACTAGGCGTGGGGAGTGATCTCCCAGTGCGCGTCCGCGACGGAGCGCTCGGAGGGGTCCCCCAGGAAGCGAAGGAAGCCGCGGAGCTCGAGGGTGTCGATGAGCTCTTCGGACTCCAGCTCGGAGAAGCCCTTCATGTGCACGAGCATGTCCCGCATCATGGACTTGCCGCGCAAGTAGCCTACGGGCTCACCAGGTCCCAGTGCGCCCTTCAAGTCCTCAGTCAGCTGCCTCAAATCGAGATCATCCGAGATCATCCCTTCAAGGCTGGGGATGGTGGGCGACTGGGGCAACGGGGGAAGTGGAACGCGGCTTCTCGCGTGTCAGGTAGCCATGCAAGCGGACCTGACGGCCGTCGCTCTCCAGGGTAACGGCACCGTCCAGATCCGTACGAAAGCACTCGCTGCCCAGGGACTGGTAGCGCTCGAAAACCTCCGGGTGAGGGAAGCCGAACCGATTGCGGAGCCCCACGCAGAAGACGACGTACTTGGGCTGGGTCCGCGCCAGCATGGGTTCAGTGGATGACGTGCGAGAGCCATGGTGAGGCGCCTTGAGCACCGTCACGGGCCCCAGGCGGTCGAGCAGCAATTCCTCACCGGCCTCCTCCACATCGCCCGTCAGCAGCACGGTGACGTCGCCATGGCGCACGAGCAGCACCACACTGCGGTCATTCACTCCTTCGAGCAGCTCGCGATCTTCGGGGAGGGGAGGTGCCAGCACTT encodes:
- a CDS encoding tetratricopeptide repeat protein, producing the protein MMARCLVIGLTVALLGAAQPSAPAEAAFLKGEKALAANKLDDAAAAYRKALDATPNWAPAINGLGSVLFKKGQSVEAIALFKSATEADPDFKLAWFNLGYAARKSGDFATAARAYERYTQLDSNDPDGFYGLGESYRQLGEPAKAITAYETYVSREKRPSEQKWVEKAREQVTALRAQTAAPAAAPPAAPAPAVAVVATPAPAASPAAGPAVAPAPLIPASQLNRNLSITRARDGDALMKERRYREATFAYLDAVHADPFNTEALFKLGNALAVLGYYAQAVEYWSRAAGSTQDAAIRQSALDNVAKAQGRIAQQGGSPQAQGVAPGFGPLADTTRTQARGAYEQGVQRIQARDYAGALQSLTQAIQLEPTLAVAFIARGSAYIGLRRYAEAAVDYEYALRLAPDMASPLYGLGESYRMLGRSAEARASYERYATSTAKDVRPELQAEARQNAERLR
- a CDS encoding PH domain-containing protein, encoding MDGRNSEAAGRQVFRPRRVLAALMAAAGLLWVMVLVYLLSFEGVPLKTFLAVIFFVVFFGVSVMYYARTRIVVDAGGITYRGMVRTKRFSFKEIRKVDVLPGPVTVYAIRDTGGGLVHFTSFFTHHQRLAALLVERAGLRPV
- a CDS encoding FHA domain-containing protein, whose protein sequence is MHFEFEHLGTATPFELTDGQHLLGGGPNDHVRLEALPPSFLKLTIEGSRLTVGTSQTFTVNGVLVPPGVPRLVLPGEVVGLPEDMRLKILDSSKGGSRGMGTVAVLKHLLTDGDGLVRSRAATLTCLTGLDVGRTFPLAEEKTDIGRGAQMTFRLRDRTVSRSHGRVLRQGAQFTLVALNSPNGVYLNGRRVQGSELLSDGDVIEMGKTLLRFQAAVEEPPPASEPSADSEPAPLPAELSDMSPPPMAETAHQPSLTEWWLIGLGVASAVAGVLVTYALVG
- a CDS encoding carbohydrate-binding family 9-like protein, yielding MGLPRPFVLPLLTLSMLLLVACRDEQAGPRPRTQKMPTVEQLQPRTLDTVPGDLTFRSGATFAGGAIVYLGSRVTPAQATPGQQVTLSHYFQAARQVPPGYGFFVHIIDPSTGQMLINADHEFQNGLAPLGTWPVGKIIEDTHAIQLPQAAARVVLGFWRDDQRLPVDDPRAQDGQNRMIGPELGGKAPELPEYKAPRAQKPPVIDGVLDDEAWKSAPVAVLQGSFDGRPVVLRTEARLTYDDANLYVSFDAEDPDIWGTLLKRDEPIYEQEVVEIFLDANANGRTYNELQVSPHNVIFDAYFPARRQGMDTGWDSGMKTAVKVKGTIDDPSDRDERWTVELQIPFARLAEVPNVPPKKGDRWRFNLYRLEHLGRTNVEGQSFSPVFVGDFHALPRFGWLTFD